From the genome of Enoplosus armatus isolate fEnoArm2 chromosome 21, fEnoArm2.hap1, whole genome shotgun sequence, one region includes:
- the armc1 gene encoding armadillo repeat-containing protein 1 translates to MSAEMDALTVVNQLRDLAADPLNRRAIVEDQGCLPGLILFLDHPNPQIVYSALLAVRYLAECRANREKMKGELGMMLSLQNVMQKSTSPGETKLLASEIYEILQSAGKEEAEQAEAAAASCQRKAHFFLGSNNKRAKTVVLHIDGLDDPTRRSLCEEALLKIRGVISFTFQMAVKRCVVRIRSDLKAEALGTAINSTKVMTAQQVVKTEDGGERMVPFQEDSEVLVEENTDIPDYLPEEESPSQEQDKAVTRVGSITDGMGWLSTAANFLTRSFYW, encoded by the exons ATGAGTGCGGAGATGGATGCACTGACTGTGGTGAACCAGCTACGAGATCTTGCTGCAGATCCCCTGAACCGAAGAGCCATAGTAGAAGACCAAGGCTGTCTGCCAGGTCTCATCCTTTTTTTGGACCACCCCAACCCACAGATCGTCTACTCTGCACTATTG GCCGTGCGCTACCTGGCAGAATGTCGAGCCAACAGGGAGAAGATGAAGGGCGAGCTGGGCATGATGCTGAGTTTGCAGAATGTCATGCAGAA GAGTACGTCGCCTGGGGAGACCAAACTACTGGCCTCTGAGATCTATGAGATTTTGCAGTCGGCTGGTAAAGAAGAGGCTGaacaggcagaggcagcagccgCCTCCTGCCAGCGTAAAGCCCACTTCTTCCTGGGCTCCAACAACAAGAGGGCCAAAACTGTGGTGCTGCACATTGATGGACTGGATGACCCT ACTCGAAGGAGCCTTTGTGAGGAGGCGTTGCTGAAGATTCGAGGGGTCATCAGCTTCACCTTCCAGATGGCTGTTAAGAGATGTGTTGTCAGGATCCGTTCTGACCTTAAAGCTGAG GCGTTGGGAACAGCGATCAACTCCACCAAAGTAATGACGGCTCAGCAGGTGGTGAAgacagaggatggaggagaa CGGATGGTGCCATTCCAAGAGGACTCGGAGGTGCTGGtagaggaaaacacagacatcCCAGACTACCTGCCTGAGGAGGAGAGTCCGTCCCAGGAGCAGGACAAGGCCGTCACACGCGTGGGCTCCATCACAGACGGCATGGGCTGGCTCAGCACGGCCGCCAACTTCCTGACGCGCTCCTTTTACTGGTGa
- the mtfr1 gene encoding mitochondrial fission regulator 1, with the protein MSKDHAQIEMDLAFGSAKPYGSSRSIVRRIAASLPLKPCPRVHFQLHPYSEDAGVLIGARRQNGLVASLADVAWIDRDEEENEDFFGRPRSGIPPGLVFRACQPNPQRKPLTRQRSLPSLHQGTLDPQGPTVVNDEAIQKISALETELAKLRAQIAQIVLAQEKGAQPAATTGAPPPPPPPSGTLPPPPPPPPPPPPPPPPSSLQRTFSAIDLIKERRGKKPDGQTVLDSRPAEIPSMLDVLKDMTKVKLRSVKSRPVEGDAKGKSNEPADAATLIAEALKRKFAHRYRHNSEREDEDFRLPVPDVKPQTETPLFGQHLLKQTGKRKLI; encoded by the exons ATGAGTAAAGACCATGCACAGATCGAAATGGACCTG gctTTTGGATCAGCCAAGCCCTATGGGTCCTCGAGAAGTATTGTGAGGAGGATAGCCGCTAGTCTTCCTCTTAAACCCTGCCCCAGGGTTCATTTTCAG cttcATCCATACAGTGAGGATGCTGGTGTCCTGATTGGCGCCAGGAGGCAGAATGGTTTGGTGGCCTCTCTGGCTGATGTTGCCTGGATAGacagggatgaggaggagaacgAAGACTTTTTTGGCAGACCCAG GTCAGGGATCCCACCAGGACTCGTGTTTCGAGCCTGCCAGCCCAATCCTCAGAGAAAACCCTTAACCCGCCAGAGGTCACTACCAAGCCTGCATCAGGGGACTCTGGACCCACAGGGGCCAACAGTCGTCAACGATGAGGCCATTCAGAAGATCAGTGCACTGGAGACTGAACTTGCCAAACTCAGAGCTCAGATAGCACAAATCGTACTGGCTCAGGAAAAGGGCGCACAGCCAG CTGCTACCACAGGggcacctccacctccccctccaccctctggcaccctgcctccccctcccccaccacctcctcctcctccaccaccaccgcccCCCTCAAGTCTCCAGCGGACATTTTCTGCCATTGACTTGATAAAGGAGCGCAGGGGGAAGAAGCCAGACGGCCAGACAGTTTTGGATTCAAGGCCAGCAGAAATCCCCAGCATGCTTGATGTCCTGAAAGACATGACCAAAGTCAAGTTGCGATCAGTCAAAAG CCGTCCAGTGGAAGGTGATGCCAAAGGGAAGTCTAACGAGCCGGCAGATGCCGCAACTCTCATCGCAGAGGCCCTGAAACGCAAGTTTGCCCATCGTTATCGACACAACAGTGAACGAGAAGACGAGGATTTCAGACTTCCCGTTCCAGACGTGAAACCTCAAACCGAAACCCCTTTG tttgggCAACACTTGTTGAAACAAACTGGAAAAAGGAAGTTGATCTGA